One window from the genome of Enterobacter asburiae encodes:
- a CDS encoding three component ABC system middle component codes for MKQWDQRPFEIRNLFNPAFCGVVLFRAMQSYEEENSQGMPFSLTLLVLPLCLQKDSRQVFAENPRRYLLKTIENNPELLINFANRVNNMLPFTLEAFGVLMERGCFVVTQDGRLKTVPNKVRKSVIGTEESISCQRVARYIGKEFARIADRVTVYTTFGIRP; via the coding sequence ATGAAGCAATGGGATCAGCGTCCATTCGAGATAAGAAATCTTTTCAATCCAGCATTTTGTGGTGTTGTACTATTTAGAGCAATGCAGAGCTACGAAGAGGAAAACTCACAGGGCATGCCATTTTCTCTGACTCTTTTAGTTTTACCATTATGTCTGCAAAAAGATTCTCGCCAAGTGTTTGCTGAAAATCCTCGCCGCTACCTTTTGAAAACTATAGAAAACAATCCCGAATTACTCATTAATTTTGCTAACCGCGTCAATAATATGCTGCCATTTACGCTAGAAGCTTTTGGAGTGCTCATGGAACGAGGATGTTTTGTTGTAACGCAAGACGGCCGATTGAAAACAGTACCTAATAAAGTTCGCAAATCGGTCATAGGGACTGAAGAATCTATCTCATGCCAGCGTGTCGCGCGCTATATAGGAAAAGAATTTGCCCGTATTGCAGATCGCGTTACGGTGTACACGACCTTTGGAATACGCCCATGA
- a CDS encoding ABC-three component system protein, translating to MTRVFSDQYAAGEQGLGYIYQPRFALLKLLQWPEDTSVLIEKDDDLDFVSFDGVKTLASLKHKGDGDTLTDLSTDFWKSVRIWLDRYNRDGKTEANLRFFLFTTGSISNSSFLQHFLVEPPTKNDNSVSITQLTNTALARSKSKLITAIADEFNKLTDEQKDDFLSRIIIFDGGPRIEDLPAIIKNQHMRIIRRDNRDAIFERLEGWWNNTIVDLLTGKRKEAIFGYEISDKLAAFSEEYKSDNLPITFRGKMPVGEIDAMNDPRLFVVQLREIGVSSNRIRNAILDYYRAFEQRSSWARENLLVTGEMEDYEDRLVDEWSRYKDVVFEELDENSAEEVLITAGKALYKWADLESGNIHSLRIRERVTEPYVVRGGFHILANSRPLPKIFWHPQFLNRVGQLLGAQA from the coding sequence ATGACCAGAGTATTTAGCGATCAATACGCTGCTGGTGAACAGGGCTTAGGGTATATCTATCAGCCTCGTTTTGCGCTACTTAAGCTTCTACAGTGGCCAGAAGATACATCTGTTTTGATCGAAAAAGATGATGACCTAGACTTCGTTAGTTTTGATGGTGTCAAAACACTGGCATCGCTCAAACACAAAGGGGATGGAGATACTCTAACCGACCTGTCTACCGATTTCTGGAAGTCAGTCCGCATCTGGCTTGACCGCTATAATCGTGATGGTAAAACAGAAGCAAATCTTCGTTTCTTTCTGTTTACGACCGGATCTATCTCAAACTCCTCATTCCTGCAACACTTCTTAGTCGAACCGCCAACAAAAAACGATAATTCAGTATCAATAACTCAACTCACCAACACAGCTCTAGCTAGAAGCAAGTCAAAACTGATCACGGCAATAGCCGATGAGTTCAATAAACTGACTGATGAGCAAAAAGATGACTTCTTATCACGTATAATCATATTTGATGGCGGGCCTCGCATTGAAGACCTCCCAGCAATTATCAAAAATCAGCACATGCGTATCATTAGACGTGATAACCGAGACGCTATTTTTGAACGACTTGAAGGCTGGTGGAATAACACCATAGTCGATCTGCTAACAGGGAAACGTAAAGAGGCGATTTTTGGTTATGAGATTTCAGACAAACTTGCAGCATTTTCTGAAGAGTACAAATCGGACAATCTGCCGATTACTTTCAGAGGAAAAATGCCCGTTGGAGAAATCGATGCGATGAATGATCCCAGGCTCTTTGTTGTGCAACTCCGTGAAATAGGGGTTTCCTCTAATCGAATCCGAAACGCGATTCTCGACTACTACAGAGCATTTGAGCAGCGTTCTTCATGGGCACGTGAAAACCTTTTGGTAACAGGAGAGATGGAAGATTATGAAGACCGCCTTGTTGATGAATGGAGTCGATATAAAGATGTCGTTTTTGAAGAATTAGATGAAAATTCAGCTGAAGAAGTACTTATTACTGCGGGAAAAGCATTGTATAAATGGGCCGATCTTGAAAGTGGTAATATTCACTCATTGCGTATCAGAGAACGAGTGACTGAGCCTTATGTAGTTCGAGGAGGATTTCACATCCTTGCGAACAGTAGACCACTACCCAAAATTTTCTGGCATCCCCAATTCCTAAATAGAGTTGGTCAATTGTTGGGAGCCCAAGCATGA